The Grus americana isolate bGruAme1 chromosome 24, bGruAme1.mat, whole genome shotgun sequence sequence GTCTCCAAAGACACCGGTGTGCTCTGCTCACGTAGCACCGGTGCGGCAGCGTGCCGGGAATCCAGGAGGGATTTGGGTGCGCGCCACTGCCCGGGGTCGGCAGGCCGGTGGGTCCCTTTTGGGAAAGGCGGCCGTGGGAAGTCGGTCTCTTAAACAACTCAGTAGCTTTTACTATATGTATTAGAGGAGCAACAAAAAGTGCAATGCACCAGTTGACGGGAAGGACTGGGGGGTTAATTTTCAGGATGCTGCCTGGGAATTTAGCCGTGGGATTTCCATTATTGCTAATGGGACTCACGCAGCTTAATTTCATGCGAGCTACACTAAAAACATACCCCTAACCGTCTGCAAAATTTCAGTCCTGAAATCAAGCCTTTTAAAAGTTAGAGGAGGGTAAACAAACACCTGAAACCACACTGTCTTGCTATTCCCCCCCCTTTCAGCCGGTCGGATTTAaaagtcggggggggggggggaaactgGAGGAGTTtcaggcaattaaaaaaaccatacCGTGGGCACGCTGACTGCCTGCGCTCCGCGCTTTCGCTCTCCGCCAATTAAAACAGCAGAGTTATAACCCCCGAAAAAATAGGGGTAGCTGATGCCTTACCCTTAAGTATACTACCGCGAGCGCTGCGTTATCATACGCGTCTAATAACCCGAGCAGCGCCGCCTTTCATTGTGAGGCCTCCGTTATTAGGCTGTTCTCGTTAAATGACTGCTATCATCTGGTCCCAAAGTACATTAAATCCCATTATAATTATAAACACACTTCCCCATAACGTTCTCCTTAGATTACATTTGCGCTGCTTTACCCCAAGGGTATCTTTGTACTAATACCGTCCGTATTTGTTGTTTTAGCTGACGACGCCGGGCCCTGCGCCGGCTGCGGCGTGCCACGGGTAgcgctggggagggagaggtcTGCGGTGCCGCTACCGCACGCCGCCGTCGTTGTCGTCCCCAGGAGACCGCGCGGGTCTTTCTTTGAACGCGCCGAGCGCGGGCACCGCTGGGGTGCCGGAGCGCGGGTGCGTGACCCTGGTTAAGGATGCTAGGCGAGATGCGCCCTTGGCGTGGGGTGTCTCGTGGCCCACGCTCTACCGCTGCCGTCAGTATTAGGGTGCCGCCGGCATTTTGCCCCCTTCCCAAGCCTGCTGTCGCCGATCTTTGCCGGCAGCCCTGTGTCGCCCATCCTCGGGTGCGGGGACGCGCCACGTCCCTATACGCAAGCGGTGCTGGCGTTTAATCTGGGCAAAATAAGCCTTACTGGGGTGACACGTGCTCGGTGTCGCGTCGTGCCCGCAACAGCTCCCACCCGCAATGCGTCGCCGAGCCCCAGAACCCAAAACTTGGCTTTCTGCTTGGTTCTTTACCTTCTTAAATCTGGGCGCCCGCCTCCCCTTAGCACGGGGGTCGGCTTTTCAAACCCGGGCTTTGTGGCGGCGGGGAGGTTTCGTGCGCGGGGGCCGGTTCCGCGTGTgtccacacacacccccccccgtgtccgtgtgtcccccccccgccccggggggtGGCTTTTGTTCGCGGGCAGCGCGGTgctcgcctcgcctcgcctcccCTCCCGTCGGGGCGCgcagccggcggcggggcccggggccATCCGCGCTGCCGCCGGTGCCCCGGTTCCTCCTCCATGTTTGTTGTCGGCAGCGCTGTCCagccgccgccccggccccgctcggcgCCCCGCAAGGTGCCGCGGCGGGACCGGGGatgcgcggggcggggccggggggggggcgcccgTACTCAAGATGGAgcgggcggcggtggcggcgggggggcggcggggtgggGGCGGCCTGACGTGGGCGCGGGGCGGCCCGTGGGCCGGCGCCGCGGTGATTTGCTGCGCGGCGcggcgagcggcggcggcggcgatgAGAGCGGGCAGTGCGAACTGCCGGAGCAGCCGCCGGCCGCCGTGAGTGCGGGcagggggcgggcggcgggctgccccgggccccccccttctcctcctcctcctcttcctcctcctcctcttcaccgggccccccgcccgcccgcggggaCGGGGCTCCGCCGGCTCCCGCCGTGCACCTGATGGGGCTCGGCGGGCGGGACGGGGCGCGCCGGAGCCGAGCGAGCggcgggggtggcgggggggggatgcgctgcgctgcgcccccttccccgggcggcggcggcggggacgcGGCTCCGCCGCTCCGGCAGCCGCCGGCCTCCGCCGAGCCCAGCGCAGAAACTTTTCGGCGAGTCGCCGCCGGGCTGCGGGCTaacctcctctcccttcctctcctctcctcttctctcccctcccggccctcctctctttttcccccctttctttctctccccccccccccccttccctcccctcgctccgctcctctcccccctccgcCTTTTGTTTTCGCAGATAGTCGGCACACAAAGCTAGTCCCAGATTTGAGCGACGGCGAGGCACCCTGATGAGTGAGCCTCGGGAGCGCAATGGATTTGACTAAGATGGGCATGATCCAGCTGCAGAACCCCTGCCACCCCACCGGGCTGCTGCACAAAGCCAACCAGATGCGCCTGGCGGGGACGCTGTGCGACGTGGTCATCATGGTGGACAGCCAGGAGTTCCACGCGCACCGGACGGTGCTGGCCTGCACCAGCAAGATGTTCGAGATCCTCTTCCACCGCAACAGCCAGCATTACACCCTGGACTTCCTCTCGCCAAAGACGTTCCAGCAGATCCTGGAGTACGCCTACACTGCCACCCTGCAGGCCAAGGTCGAAGACTTGGATGACCTGCTCTACGCCGCCGAGATCCTGGAAATCGAGTACCTGGAGGAGCAGTGCCTGAAGATCCTGGAGACCATCCAGGCCTCCGAGGACAACGACGCTGAGGTCGCCATGGCCGACGGAGGCGCCGCCGCCGAGGACGAGGAGGAGAGGAAGTCGAGGTACATCAAGGGCCTCTTCGTCTCCAAGCCCACTGGTGAGGAGAGCAGCTATGCCGGTGTGGCCGGCCAGAGCCTGCCGGCAGCCACGGCAGAGCAGAGCCCCTCCGCCTCCGCTTCCTTCGGCCCCCTCTCTGCCATGAGCCCCACCAAGGCAGCAGTGGACAGCTTGATGACCATCGGGCAGTCGCTGCTGCAgggcgccccgccgcccggtGCCCCCGAGGACTCACGCCCCACCGCcacccgccgcccccccggccTCGCCGAGGTCAAAACCGAAGCGATGCAGGTGGACGACACCTCCAGCCGCGACAGCCCCCGGGCAGCCGAACCCGGCGCATCCGGCGGGGAGAAACCCGACGAGAAGGGCAAGGAAGGGCCCGGCACCCCGACCCGCAGCAGCGTCATCACCAGCGCCCGTGAACTGCACTACGCCCGCGAGGAGGGTGCCGAGCCACCGCCTGAGCCCGGCCAGGGGCTGCCGCCGGCGCCAGAACCGTCCGCTGCTGCCCAGGGCGAGAAGCCCCTGGGCATCTACTCCCTGCTGCCAAACCACAAGACTGAGCCGGTGCTCGGCGTGCCGCCCTCCGTGGCGTCCGCCCTGCACGTGCAGCCGGCCCTGGCCGTCTCTATGGACTTCAGCGCCTatggggggctgctgccccagggcttCATCCAGCGGGAGCTGTTCAGCAAGCTGGGGGAGCTGGCGGCCGGCATGAAGACGgagagcagagccctgggcGAGCAGTGCAGCGTGTGCGGGGCAGAGCTGCCGGACAACGAGACCCTCGAGCAGCACAGGTGGGTGCCGAGGCCGCGCCGCTGCCTTCCGTAGCCGGGCGGGCGGGATCTCCACGGAGGGTTGTGGTTTCCGGACGGGCGTCGGGCGCGCCGCTGCAAAGTTCCCGGCGCGTACCCCGAAACCGGGACACGGAGTGAGGGCTGTCGCAACTTTTCCCGGGTCTGGCAGCCATGCCAGAAGGTTCCTTCCAGCGAGTGCCggctggggagggcagcccGGACGTGGCTCGGGCCGTAGGTGTTCCCTGCTAGCACGAACCCCGCTGGTATCCCTGGCCGGTGTCCGCCGAATGGCTGATGGTTGCTGTGTcccgtccgtccccccccccgtttaGGGATCTGCCTGTAAATGGCATGTAAAGGGATGTCGTGGGGTCGGGCAGCCCTCACCCACCCTCTGCCGCGAGCCAATCCCCCCCCTGCTCCGGCACCCGGGCGCGTcggtgcggggcggggggggacgacagACCTGTGGGATGCCCGCACCCAGCTGCGGCCATGGCGTTGGGGCTCTGCGCGCAGCGCCTCACCAGCCCGGTAGTTTTACGTCGCTCGGCTTCCCGgtttatgaaatatttgcacTCTGCGCAAAGTAACGCGTAGGTCAGGCTGGGTAACGCTGGGGCGAGCGCAGAGGGCGAGCGCTGCCACAGACCTGCGGGGACGGCTTTGGGGTTGAACCTCCGGCGGCTGCGGATGCGATTTCGGGGCTCCTCTGctcggggctgggatgggggggggagggtaGGAATCTTTGTGCTCACGCCGAGCCCCGCACCTCGGGCAGCTGCTGCGGGGCGGGAGCGCGGCGGTCGCTATCGGCACGTGCGTTCGGCCGTCTCCCCATCGCGGGGTCCAGAGCTCGTTCCCCAGTTTGGCCGGGGAAGGGAGTCGTGCTAATTACCGCGCCTAAATCAGCATCGCTGGTCAAACCCCTCGGTGCTGGGCGTGCTTCGGCGAGTGCCGCgcagccctggcccccagcgtggctgcagccctgcggCGGGACGGCAGCGTCCTGCCTTGGGGAAAGGCAACGCCGGCACGGCACCCGAGCCGCTCCGCGCACTGTGTCAGATTTTTAATGAATCAACAGGTTAATTAGTCCTGACGCACGTAACATGCTCTAGGGACGGCGGCCGTGCCGGCACGCGTCTCTGGCGGGGGAGTTGGTGTGGGATGCGCCGGTGTCGGGGTGGCAGGTCTCCGGTATGGGGTGGCAGCCGCCGCTCCGGGGTTCTCAGCCCCGCACGGGTCCCCAAGTGCCAGCAGCGTCGCCTCTCGGTCCGGCTGGCTGCTCGGACcctgctgagagcagccctggccCCTTGCGGGGGTCCCCCGGCTCTTTGTGGGTGCACAGCAGCTTTTGGCTTTGTTCCCCTGCCTCCGGAGCGGGAGAGCCGGGGCTCACGTTCGTTAGCTAGCGTGCCCCAAGCTGCCTCGGCGCGGCTCTTCCCCGGCCGTGCGGTGATGCAGACCGAACGTCACCGGAGGAGAGCTGCAGTGAAGGCTCAGAGAGAATTTTAACGTGCTTTTCTGCCACGGCCTCGAccatctccctttccccctccgAGCCCGTGAGCGGCGACCgatgcagctgcagggagagggtgacgccggggctgcccggccgCCCTCGCAGGTCAGATCCTTCCCCGTGCGCCCGAGAGATGGGGGAGCGTGGCCCGGCCCGTATTTCACGTCGC is a genomic window containing:
- the ZBTB16 gene encoding zinc finger and BTB domain-containing protein 16 isoform X8; amino-acid sequence: MDLTKMGMIQLQNPCHPTGLLHKANQMRLAGTLCDVVIMVDSQEFHAHRTVLACTSKMFEILFHRNSQHYTLDFLSPKTFQQILEYAYTATLQAKVEDLDDLLYAAEILEIEYLEEQCLKILETIQASEDNDAEVAMADGGAAAEDEEERKSRYIKGLFVSKPTGEESSYAGVAGQSLPAATAEQSPSASASFGPLSAMSPTKAAVDSLMTIGQSLLQGAPPPGAPEDSRPTATRRPPGLAEVKTEAMQVDDTSSRDSPRAAEPGASGGEKPDEKGKEGPGTPTRSSVITSARELHYAREEGAEPPPEPGQGLPPAPEPSAAAQGEKPLGIYSLLPNHKTEPVLGVPPSVASALHVQPALAVSMDFSAYGGLLPQGFIQRELFSKLGELAAGMKTESRALGEQCSVCGAELPDNETLEQHRKLHSGMKTYGCELCGKRFLDSLRLRMHLLAHSGTDMAVFCLLCGKRFQTQSALQQHMEVHAGVRSYICSECNRTFPSHTALKRHLRSHTGDHPYECEFCGSCFRDESTLKGHKRIHTGEKPYECNGCGKKFSLKHQLETHYRVHTGEKPFECKLCHQRSRDYSAMIKHLRTHNGASPYQCTICLEYCPSLSAMQKHMKGHKPEEIPTDWRIEKTYLYLCYV
- the ZBTB16 gene encoding zinc finger and BTB domain-containing protein 16 isoform X5; its protein translation is MDLTKMGMIQLQNPCHPTGLLHKANQMRLAGTLCDVVIMVDSQEFHAHRTVLACTSKMFEILFHRNSQHYTLDFLSPKTFQQILEYAYTATLQAKVEDLDDLLYAAEILEIEYLEEQCLKILETIQASEDNDAEVAMADGGAAAEDEEERKSRYIKGLFVSKPTGEESSYAGVAGQSLPAATAEQSPSASASFGPLSAMSPTKAAVDSLMTIGQSLLQGAPPPGAPEDSRPTATRRPPGLAEVKTEAMQVDDTSSRDSPRAAEPGASGGEKPDEKGKEGPGTPTRSSVITSARELHYAREEGAEPPPEPGQGLPPAPEPSAAAQGEKPLGIYSLLPNHKTEPVLGVPPSVASALHVQPALAVSMDFSAYGGLLPQGFIQRELFSKLGELAAGMKTESRALGEQCSVCGAELPDNETLEQHRKLHSGMKTYGCELCGKRFLDSLRLRMHLLAHSAGAKALVCDQCGAQFSKEDALETHRQTHTGTDMAVFCLLCGKRFQTQSALQQHMEVHAGVRSYICSECNRTFPSHTALKRHLRSHTGDHPYECEFCGSCFRDESTLKGHKRIHTGEKPYECNGCGKKFSLKHQLETHYRVHTGEKPFECKLCHQRSRDYSAMIKHLRTHNGASPYQCTICLEYCPSLSAMQKHMKGHKPEEIPTDWRIEKTYLYLCYV
- the ZBTB16 gene encoding zinc finger and BTB domain-containing protein 16 isoform X4 is translated as MDLTKMGMIQLQNPCHPTGLLHKANQMRLAGTLCDVVIMVDSQEFHAHRTVLACTSKMFEILFHRNSQHYTLDFLSPKTFQQILEYAYTATLQAKVEDLDDLLYAAEILEIEYLEEQCLKILETIQASEDNDAEVAMADGGAAAEDEEERKSRYIKGLFVSKPTGEESSYAGVAGQSLPAATAEQSPSASASFGPLSAMSPTKAAVDSLMTIGQSLLQGAPPPGAPEDSRPTATRRPPGLAEVKTEAMQVDDTSSRDSPRAAEPGASGGEKPDEKGKEGPGTPTRSSVITSARELHYAREEGAEPPPEPGQGLPPAPEPSAAAQGEKPLGIYSLLPNHKTEPVLGVPPSVASALHVQPALAVSMDFSAYGGLLPQGFIQRELFSKLGELAAGMKTESRALGEQCSVCGAELPDNETLEQHRKLHSGMKTYGCELCGKRFLDSLRLRMHLLAHSAGAKALVCDQCGAQFSKEDALETHRQTHTEENPGSSQRDAWNFSPRAALPKAVRGQRENQDPSSGTGSLLFQGERTAELCEGVRSGAGWLPGHGEGRRTERPLTWSMGRGGAGDGSGTASGALRPGPAGVGEPGAINPPLPHRPQPDRAQRCSHTAGWALPSSPAFSRMVPMPVAQEEEDTASARGVPALWRMGRACQEDAAHRVPFPLLWTHRSCPPHEECGSRGLTTLRMA
- the ZBTB16 gene encoding zinc finger and BTB domain-containing protein 16 isoform X2 — encoded protein: MDLTKMGMIQLQNPCHPTGLLHKANQMRLAGTLCDVVIMVDSQEFHAHRTVLACTSKMFEILFHRNSQHYTLDFLSPKTFQQILEYAYTATLQAKVEDLDDLLYAAEILEIEYLEEQCLKILETIQASEDNDAEVAMADGGAAAEDEEERKSRYIKGLFVSKPTGEESSYAGVAGQSLPAATAEQSPSASASFGPLSAMSPTKAAVDSLMTIGQSLLQGAPPPGAPEDSRPTATRRPPGLAEVKTEAMQVDDTSSRDSPRAAEPGASGGEKPDEKGKEGPGTPTRSSVITSARELHYAREEGAEPPPEPGQGLPPAPEPSAAAQGEKPLGIYSLLPNHKTEPVLGVPPSVASALHVQPALAVSMDFSAYGGLLPQGFIQRELFSKLGELAAGMKTESRALGEQCSVCGAELPDNETLEQHSGCQSPGLRSVRRPVLEGGCPGDAQADAHRYGHGRFLPAVREAVPDAERPAAAHGGARRGAQLHLQRVQPYFPQPHRAQEAPPLPHRRPPLRVRVLRQLLPGREHAEGPQAHPHRREALRVQRLRQEVQPQAPAGDPLPGPHRREALRVQAVPPALPGLLGHDQTPADPQRRFPLPVHHLPGVLPQPLRHAEAHEGPQAGGDPHRLADREDLSLPLLRLREEAQGQRGRMAEDWAERGRKKKKNPPPNPQRPRPCLFSVLARRFSPRGSRGSRRGGGMHRPPPRPRPLTRPLLLRPRCGAALAPCSPPGTWHRREDGGGATRFLHPNFRCPPSPRWTPPQMP
- the ZBTB16 gene encoding zinc finger and BTB domain-containing protein 16 isoform X3, which encodes MDLTKMGMIQLQNPCHPTGLLHKANQMRLAGTLCDVVIMVDSQEFHAHRTVLACTSKMFEILFHRNSQHYTLDFLSPKTFQQILEYAYTATLQAKVEDLDDLLYAAEILEIEYLEEQCLKILETIQASEDNDAEVAMADGGAAAEDEEERKSRYIKGLFVSKPTGEESSYAGVAGQSLPAATAEQSPSASASFGPLSAMSPTKAAVDSLMTIGQSLLQGAPPPGAPEDSRPTATRRPPGLAEVKTEAMQVDDTSSRDSPRAAEPGASGGEKPDEKGKEGPGTPTRSSVITSARELHYAREEGAEPPPEPGQGLPPAPEPSAAAQGEKPLGIYSLLPNHKTEPVLGVPPSVASALHVQPALAVSMDFSAYGGLLPQGFIQRELFSKLGELAAGMKTESRALGEQCSVCGAELPDNETLEQHRYGHGRFLPAVREAVPDAERPAAAHGGARRGAQLHLQRVQPYFPQPHRAQEAPPLPHRRPPLRVRVLRQLLPGREHAEGPQAHPHRREALRVQRLRQEVQPQAPAGDPLPGPHRREALRVQAVPPALPGLLGHDQTPADPQRRFPLPVHHLPGVLPQPLRHAEAHEGPQAGGDPHRLADREDLSLPLLRLREEAQGQRGRMAEDWAERGRKKKKNPPPNPQRPRPCLFSVLARRFSPRGSRGSRRGGGMHRPPPRPRPLTRPLLLRPRCGAALAPCSPPGTWHRREDGGGATRFLHPNFRCPPSPRWTPPQMP
- the ZBTB16 gene encoding zinc finger and BTB domain-containing protein 16 isoform X6 — its product is MDLTKMGMIQLQNPCHPTGLLHKANQMRLAGTLCDVVIMVDSQEFHAHRTVLACTSKMFEILFHRNSQHYTLDFLSPKTFQQILEYAYTATLQAKVEDLDDLLYAAEILEIEYLEEQCLKILETIQASEDNDAEVAMADGGAAAEDEEERKSRYIKGLFVSKPTGEESSYAGVAGQSLPAATAEQSPSASASFGPLSAMSPTKAAVDSLMTIGQSLLQGAPPPGAPEDSRPTATRRPPGLAEVKTEAMQVDDTSSRDSPRAAEPGASGGEKPDEKGKEGPGTPTRSSVITSARELHYAREEGAEPPPEPGQGLPPAPEPSAAAQGEKPLGIYSLLPNHKTEPVLGVPPSVASALHVQPALAVSMDFSAYGGLLPQGFIQRELFSKLGELAAGMKTESRALGEQCSVCGAELPDNETLEQHRKLHSGMKTYGCELCGKRFLDSLRLRMHLLAHSAGAKALVCDQCGAQFSKEDALETHRQTHTEENPGSSQRDAWNFSPRAALPKAVRGQRENQDPSSGTGSLLFQGERTAELCEGVRSGAGWLPGHGEGRRTERPLTWSMGRGGAGDGSGTASGALRPGPAGVGEPGAINPPLPHRPQPDRAQRCSHTAGWALPSSPAFSRMVPMPVAQAGATQASCHTDQRVPSVTV
- the ZBTB16 gene encoding zinc finger and BTB domain-containing protein 16 isoform X7, with the protein product MDLTKMGMIQLQNPCHPTGLLHKANQMRLAGTLCDVVIMVDSQEFHAHRTVLACTSKMFEILFHRNSQHYTLDFLSPKTFQQILEYAYTATLQAKVEDLDDLLYAAEILEIEYLEEQCLKILETIQASEDNDAEVAMADGGAAAEDEEERKSRYIKGLFVSKPTGEESSYAGVAGQSLPAATAEQSPSASASFGPLSAMSPTKAAVDSLMTIGQSLLQGAPPPGAPEDSRPTATRRPPGLAEVKTEAMQVDDTSSRDSPRAAEPGASGGEKPDEKGKEGPGTPTRSSVITSARELHYAREEGAEPPPEPGQGLPPAPEPSAAAQGEKPLGIYSLLPNHKTEPVLGVPPSVASALHVQPALAVSMDFSAYGGLLPQGFIQRELFSKLGELAAGMKTESRALGEQCSVCGAELPDNETLEQHRKLHSGMKTYGCELCGKRFLDSLRLRMHLLAHSAGAKALVCDQCGAQFSKEDALETHRQTHTEENPGSSQRDAWNFSPRAALPKAVRGQRENQDPSSGTGSLLFQGERTAELCEGVRSGAGWLPGHGEGRRTERPLTWSMGRGGAGDGSGTASGALRPGPAGVGEPGAINPPLPHRPQPDRAQRCSHTAGWALPSSPAFSRMVPMPVAQPRASGRDGEQGARPTPR